A genomic region of Populus nigra chromosome 11, ddPopNigr1.1, whole genome shotgun sequence contains the following coding sequences:
- the LOC133667909 gene encoding uncharacterized protein LOC133667909 has protein sequence MASREAFKGWTDLDDILTAAVIRNLKAVHDRYQVMVMDADGSRSKGIARYLRTLGVKRPYLVQRGFQSWVKQGIQAKELKPETVLTILNELELCFKVGEDLTIYCHHWPQSGVCSLLLDLESRHFHGQQENWKTTALVYLHDLHLQMFKTGCCKLLQRMNPNHLKLKFRIHHLNQ, from the exons ATGGCCAGTAGGGAAGCTTTTAAAGGGTGGACGGATCTTGATGACATCTTAACTGCTGCAGTCATTCGAAACTTGAAAGCTGTACAT GACAGGTACCAGGTAATGGTTATGGATGCTGATGGTTCTCGTTCTAAAGGCATCGCAAGATACTTGAGAACGCTTGGGGTTAAG AGACCATACTTGGTCCAACGTGGCTTCCAGTCTTGGGTAAAACAAGGTATCCAAGCCAAGGAGCTGAAACCTGAGACCGTGCTAACCATACTTAATGAG CTTGAACTTTGTTTCAAAGTGGGAGAAGACCTTACAATTTATTGCCATCATTGGCCTCAGTCAG GCGTTTGCTCTCTCCTGTTAGACTTGGAGTCCAGACATTTTCATGGGCAGCAAGAAAACTGGAAAACAACCGCATTGGTTTACCTACATGACCTTCATCTTCAGATGTTCAAAACCGGGTGCTGCAAGCTGCTGCAAAGAATGAATCCCAACCATCTGAAACTGAAGTTCCGAATCCATCACCTGAATCAGTGA
- the LOC133667891 gene encoding disease resistance protein RPV1-like isoform X1, translated as MAVFFLFLSIFLFVYIWRFILRNRHISPSPSTPSTLTTAQPQVIKHDVFLSFRGEDTRVGFTSHLYAALDRKQIITFIDYQLVRGDEIPESLLRTIEEAKLSVIVFSENYASSKWCLEELAKIIERRRNNRQIVIPVFYKVDPSHVRYQTGSFGDALARLIKKKALTMDKEQSFRDALTDAANLSGCTLRESQLESEFIKNIVGDVLKKLHAMSSSHTTTGLFGIDVRVSKVESLLNMESPDVLIVGIWGMGGIGKTTIAEAVCSKVRSRFQGIFFESFRQQSDLRRKFLKRLLGQETLDTMGSLSFRHSLVRDRLRRIKVFIVLDDVDDLIRFEEWKYLLDRQNSSFGPGSKVLITSRDKQVLSNVVDETYEVEGLNDEEAIQLFSSKALKNCIPTIDQRRLIKKIVRHVQGNPLALIVLGSSLYGKTIEEWRSALNKLAQHPQIEMALRISYDGLDSEQKSIFLDIAHFFIGWDQYEVKRILDCLYGRSVNFDISTLIDKCLITTSAHNDLKMHDLLRDMAFNIVRAESDFPGERSRLCHPPDVVQVLEENKGTQQIKGMYLKWLPRHIHLKSDAFAMMDGLRFLCLSHTAATMHLPPTGFEYLPNKLSYLQWNGFPWKSLPPSFRAEHLVELHLRKSKLEKLWTGVKDVGNLRIIDLSDSPYLTELPDLSMAKNLVSLTLMDCPSLTEVPSSLQYLDKLESINLLLCHNLRSFPMLDSKVLRSLSISRCLNVTTCPTISQNMGYLRLEQTSIKEVPQSVTGRLKYLHLDGCSKMTKFPENLEDIEILELRGTAIKEVPSSIQFLTRLRILNMSGCSKLESFPEITVPMESLDFLCLSKTGIKEIPSSSFKHMISLRTLCLDGTPIKELPLSIKDMVCLEYIKEVPSSIQFLTRLRYLNMSGCSKLESFPEITVPMESLQSLDLSKTGIKEIPSSSFRHMTSLRCLFLDGTPIKELPLSIKDMVSLRHLTFHGTAIKALPELPSSLRLHFRRNFTNCFQLDQKQLIEAMHLEIQSGEEIPHGRIQMVLPGSEIPEWFGDKGIGSSLTIQLPSNCHQLKGIAFCLVFLLPPPSQDMPYEVDDPNVHLNLDYHVKSKNSEHDGDDEVVLDSQKSLLLRWLTPCDSDHMILHYQLELVNHLRKYSGNEVTFKFYWGRMEDHESRRPFELKSCGVYLHFDENLRADKKFKRKFLEI; from the exons ATGGCggtgtttttcttgtttctctccatctttttgtttgtttatatctGGAGATTCATCCTACGAAACCGTCATATATCTCCATCGCCATCTACTCCTTCCACCTTAACCACCGCCCAGCCACAAGTAATTAAACATGATGTCTTCCTTAGTTTCAGGGGAGAAGACACCCGTGTTGGTTTTACCAGCCACCTCTATGCTGCTTTGGACCGGAAACAAATCATAACTTTCATAGATTATCAGCTTGTGAGAGGAGATGAGATTCCGGAATCACTTCTGAGAACAATCGAAGAGGCCAAGCTTtctgtgattgttttttctgaAAACTATGCATCTTCCAAATGGTGCTTGGAGGAGCTTGCAAAGATTATTGAGCGTAGAAGAAATAATAGACAGATAGTTATTCCGGTATTCTACAAGGTGGATCCATCCCATGTAAGATATCAAACAGGAAGCTTTGGAGATGCATTGGCTAGATTGATAAAGAAGAAAGCTTTGACGATGGACAAAGAGCAGAGCTTCAGAGACGCTTTGACGGATGCAGCCAATCTATCTGGATGTACCTTAAGGGAGTCTCA GCTGGAGTCTGAATTTATTAAGAATATCGTTGgagatgttttgaaaaaattgcaTGCCATGTCTTCAAGTCACACTACGACGGGTCTATTTGGAATTGATGTTCGTGTTAGCAAAGTTGAGTCTTTGTTAAATATGGAATCTCCAGATGTTCTCATTGTAGGCATATGGGGAATGGGTGGTATCGGTAAAACAACGATTGCTGAAGCTGTTTGCAGCAAGGTTCGTTCTCGATTTCAAGGAATATTTTTTGAAAGCTTTAGGCAACAATCTGATTTGCGAAGAAAATTTCTTAAACGGCTGCTTGGCCAAGAAACTCTGGACACTATGGGCTCCTTGAGTTTTCGACATTCTTTGGTGAGGGATAGACTTCGTCGAATAAAGGTGTTTATTGTTCTGGATGATGTGGATGATTTAATTCGTTTTGAAGAATGGAAATATTTGCTTGATCGACAAAACAGTTCATTTGGTCCGGGCAGTAAAGTTCTCATAACAAGTAGGGACAAGCAGGTGCTTAGCAATGTAGTTGATGAGACATATGAGGTTGAGGGGTTAAATGATGAAGAAGCTATTCAACTCTTTAGCTCGAAAGCATTGAAGAATTGCATCCCCACAATTGATCAAAGACGCTTGATAAAAAAGATTGTAAGGCATGTACAAGGCAATCCGTTGGCTCTTATAGTTTTGGGTTCCTCTCTCTATGGTAAAACCATCGAAGAATGGCGCAGTGCATTGAATAAACTAGCTCAGCACCCTCAAATTGAAATGGCGTTGAGAATTAGTTACGATGGGTTGGATTCAGAACAAAAATCCATATTTCTTGACATAGCACATTTCTTCATAGGATGGGACCAATACGAAGTAAAAAGAATATTAGATTGCTTATATGGTCGATCTGTGAATTTCGATATAAGCACGCTCATTGATAAGTGTCTCATAACTACTTCTGCTCATAACGATCTAAAAATGCATGATTTACTACGAGACATGGCATTTAACATTGTTCGTGCAGAATCTGATTTTCCTGGCGAACGTAGCAGGTTATGTCATCCTCCTGATGTCGTTCAAGTATTGGAGGAAAATAAG GGAACTCAACAAATTAAAGGCATGTATTTGAAGTGGTTACCGAGACACATACACTTGAAATCTGATGCCTTCGCAATGATGGATGGTCTTAGATTTCTGTGTCTCTCTCACACCGCAGCTACAATGCACCTTCCTCCTACTGGCTTCGAATATCTTCCTAATAAACTGAGCTATTTGCAATGGAATGGATTCCCTTGGAAATCCTTGCCGCCATCTTTTCGTGCTGAACACCTTGTCGAGCTTCACCTACGCAAAAGCAAGCTTGAAAAACTTTGGACCGGAGTAAAG GATGTTGGAAATTTAAGAATAATTGACCTATCTGACTCTCCATATTTGACGGAATTGCCAGATCTATCAATGGCCAAAAATTTAGTGTCCTTAACACTTATGGACTGTCCAAGTTTAACCGAGGTTCCGTCATCTCTTCAATATCTTGACAAGCTGGAATCTATTAATCTCCTTCTTTGCCATAATCTTAGAAGTTTTCCGATGCTTGATTCAAAGGTTCTCAGGTCCCTTTCTATAAGTCGGTGCCTAAATGTGACCACGTGTCCAACGATTTCACAAAATATGGGATACTTACGGTTGGAACAAACTTCAATCAAAGAAGTTCCACAATCAGTTACTGGCCGGTTGAAATATCTTCATCTAGATGGTTGCTCAAAGATGACCAAGTTTCCGGAGAATTTAGAGGATATAGAAATATTAGAACTAAGGGGAACTGCTATTAAAGAGGTGCCCTCATCAATCCAGTTTCTCACAAGACTCCGCATATTGAATATGAGTGGTTGCTCAAAACTTGAGAGCTTCCCAGAAATCACAGTGCCTATGGAATCTTTGGACTTTCTTTGCTTGAGTAAAACAGGCATTAAAGAGATACCCTCGTCATCATTTAAGCATATGATATCCTTGAGGACTCTATGTTTAGATGGAACGCCTATCAAAGAGCTACCCTTGTCAATCAAAGATATGGTATGTTTGGAATATATTAAAGAGGTGCCCTCATCAATCCAGTTTCTCACAAGACTCCGTTATTTGAATATGAGTGGTTGCTCAAAACTTGAGAGCTTCCCAGAAATCACAGTGCCTATGGAATCTTTGCAGAGTCTTGACTTGAGTAAAACAGGCATTAAAGAGATACCCTCGTCATCATTTAGGCATATGACATCTTTGAGGTGTCTATTTTTAGATGGAACGCCTATCAAAGAGCTACCCTTGTCAATCAAAGATATGGTATCTTTGCGACATCTGACTTTCCATGGAACGGCTATTAAAGCGTTACCTGAGCTTCCCTCTTCGCTGAGATTACATTTTAGAAGGAATTTTACAAATTGCTTCCAATTGGATCAGAAACAACTGATAGAGGCAATGCATTTGGAAATTCAG TCCGGAGAGGAGATCCCACATGGCAGAATTCAAATGGTTCTACCAGGGAGTGAAATTCCGGAATGGTTCGGAGACAAAGGAATTGGATCTTCACTCACCATACAGTTGCCCTCAAACTGTCATCAGCTCAAGGGAATTGCTTTCTGCCTTGTCTTTCTACTCCCTCCTCCCTCCCAGGACATGCCTTATGAAGTCGATGATCCTAATGTTCATTTAAATCTTGATTACCATGTTAAGAGTAAAAACAGTGAgcatgatggtgatgatgaagtCGTCTTAGATTCCCAGAAAAGCCTTCTATTACGTTGGTTGACTCCATGTGACTCAGATCACATGATTCTACACTACCAGCTCGAATTGGTAAATCATTTACGTAAATATTCCGGCAATGAAGTTACTTTTAAATTCTACTGGGGAAGGATGGAAGATCATGAGAGCCGAAGGCCTTTCGAGTTGAAAAGCTGTGGGGTGTATCTGCACTTTGATGAAAATCTACGGGCGGACAAAaagttcaaaagaaaatttttggagatataa